From a single Leishmania braziliensis MHOM/BR/75/M2904 complete genome, chromosome 28 genomic region:
- a CDS encoding activated protein kinase c receptor (LACK) — protein sequence MNYEGHLKGHRGWVTSLACPQQAGSYIKVVSTSRDGTAISWKSNPDRHSVDSDYGLPNHRLEGHTGFVSCVSLAHATDYALTASWDRSIRMWDLRNGQSQRKFLKHTKDVLAVAFSPDDRLIVSAGRDNVIRVWNVAGECMHEFLRDGHEDWVSSICFSPSLEHPIVVSGSWDNTIKVWNVNEGKCERTLKGHSNYVSTVTVSPDGSLCASGGKDGAALLWDLSTGEQLFRINVESAINQIAFSPNRFWMCVAAEKSLSVYDLESKAVIAELTPDGTKPSECISIAWSADGNTLYSGHKDNLIRVWSISDAE from the coding sequence ATGAACTACGAGGGTCACCTGAAGGGCCACCGTGGATGGGTCACCTCCCTGGCCTGCCCGCAGCAGGCGGGGTCGTACATCAAGGTGGTGTCGACGTCGCGCGACGGCACGGCCATCTCGTGGAAGTCCAACCCCGACCGCCACAGCGTGGACAGCGACTACGGTCTGCCAAACCACCGCCTAGAGGGCCACACCGGCTTCGTGTCGTGCGTGTCGCTGGCCCACGCCACCGACTACGCGCTGACCGCGTCCTGGGACCGCTCCATCCGCATGTGGGACCTGCGCAACGGCCAGAGCCAGCGCAAGTTCCTGAAGCACACCAAGGACGtgctcgccgtcgccttctcGCCGGATGACCGCCTGATCGTGTCCGCGGGCCGCGACAACGTGATCCGCGTGTGGAATGTGGCGGGCGAGTGCATGCACGAGTTCCTGCGCGACGGCCACGAGGACTGGGTGAGCAGCATCTGCTTCTCGCCGTCGCTGGAGCACCCGATCGTGGTGTCCGGCAGCTGGGACAACACCATCAAGGTGTGGAACGTGAACGAGGGCAAGTGCGAGCGCACGCTCAAGGGCCACAGCAACTACGTGTCCACGGTGACGGTGTCGCCAGACGGGTCGCTGTGCGCATCTGGCGGCAAGgacggtgcggcgctgctgtgggaCCTGAGCACCGGCGAGCAGCTGTTCAGGATCAACGTGGAGTCGGCGATCAACCAGATCGCCTTCTCGCCGAACCGCTTCTGGATGTGCGTCGCAGCGGAGAAGTCTCTGTCCGTGTACGACCTGGAGAGCAAGGCCGTGATTGCGGAGCTGACGCCAGACGGCACGAAGCCGTCCGAGTGCATCTCCATTGCCTGGTCCGCCGACGGCAACACGCTGTACTCCGGCCACAAGGACAACCTGATCCGCGTGTGGTCCATCTCGGACGCCGAGTAA